Proteins encoded together in one Triticum dicoccoides isolate Atlit2015 ecotype Zavitan chromosome 7B, WEW_v2.0, whole genome shotgun sequence window:
- the LOC119341262 gene encoding nuclear transcription factor Y subunit B-8-like, whose protein sequence is MENDGVPNGPAAPAPTQGTPVVREQDRLMPIANVIRIMRRALPAHAKISDDAKEAIQECVSEFISFVTGEANERCRMQHRKTVNAEDIVWALNRLGFDDYVVPLSVFLHRMRDPEAGTGGAAAGDSRAVTSAPPRAAPPVIHAVPLQAQRPMYAPPAPLQVENQMQRPVYAPPAPVQVQMQRGIYGPRAPVHGYAVGMAPVRANVGGQYQVFGGERVMAQQYYGYGYEEGAYGAGSSNGGAAIGDEESSSNGVPAPGEGMGEPEPEPAAEESHDKPVQSG, encoded by the coding sequence ATGGAGAACGACGGCGTCCCCAACGGACCAGCGGCGCCGGCACCTACCCAGGGGACGCCGGTGGTGCGGGAGCAGGACCGGCTGATGCCGATCGCGAACGTGATCCGCATCATGCGCCGTGCGCTCCCTGCCCACGCCAAGATCTCCGACGACGCCAAGGAGGCGATTCAGGAATGCGTGTCCGAGTTCATCAGCTTCGTCACCGGCGAGGCCAACGAACGGTGCCGCATGCAGCACCGCAAGACCGTCAACGCCGAAGACATCGTGTGGGCCCTAAACCGCCTCGGCTTCGACGACTACGTCGTGCCCCTCAGCGTCTTCCTGCACCGCATGCGCGACCCCGAGGCGGGGACAGGTGGTGCCGCTGCAGGCGACAGCCGCGCCGTGACGAGTGCGCCTCCCCGCGCGGCCCCGCCCGTGATCCACGCCGTGCCGCTGCAGGCTCAGCGCCCGATGTACGCGCCCCCGGCTCCGTTGCAGGTTGAGAATCAGATGCAGCGGCCTGTGTACGCTCCCCCGGCTCCGGTGCAGGTTCAGATGCAGCGGGGCATCTATGGGCCCCGGGCTCCAGTGCACGGGTACGCCGTCGGAATGGCGCCCGTGCGGGCCAACGTCGGCGGGCAGTACCAGGTGTTCGGCGGAGAGCGTGTCATGGCCCAGCAATACTACGGGTACGGGTACGAGGAAGGAGCGTACGGCGCAGGTAGCAGCAACGGAGGAGCCGCCATTGGCGACGAGGAGAGCTCGTCCAACGGCGTGCCGGCACCGGGGGAGGGCATGGGGGAGCCAGAGCCTGAGCCAGCAGCAGAAGAATCGCATGACAAGCCCGTCCAATCTGGCTAG